The stretch of DNA CACGTAGGCGATCGAGCCGACGAATCGCTGCTCCTCTCCGGTGAAGAGCACGAAGCGGAGCGTTCGCCGCGGGCGGATTCCGGTCCCGAGAATCGCCCGCGCCGACTGCAGGACCGCGGCGACGCCGAAGCCGTCGTCGGTCGCGCCCTGCGCGAGATCCCACGAGTCGAGATGAGCCCCGGCGAGAACGACCTCGCGCGGACGCTCGCGCCCCCGGATCTCCCCCACCACGTTGGCGGATTCGACCGGACCCGCGGTCACCCGGTTCAGGACGCGAAGCCGTGCGCGGACCTTCCCGCGAGTCGCGAGGAGCCGTTCGACCGCCGAGTGTCCCTCGGGAGTCAGGCTGACGACCGGAATGTCGTCGATGCCGTCGAACGCGAGCGAGGTCGTGTGCGCGAGATCCATCCCCCCCGCCGCCCCGGCGAGCGGCGCCAGCGCCACGCCCGCGGCTCCCGCCGCGAGCGCCCGGCGGACGAGCGTCTCGAGCGTCGCCGCCCGCGGCGCCCAATTCGCGGGCTTCTCTCCCCGTTCGACGGTCAGGACGATGCGGCCCTTCCAGGCGGCGGCGTTTTTCATCTCGTCGTCGAGGCGGAAGAGATTCACGGGCACGATCTCGGCGTCGACTCCCGAGGCCGGCGTCGAGCCCGTCCAGCCGTAGGAAACGACGCGCAGAGAGCGCCGGACGGGAAACGTCGTTTCGAGGCTCGCCGAACCGCGCTCCCAGCCGCGGCGAAGGGAGAATTTCTCGGCATGGACGTTTTCGAGGCCGATCGCCCGCATCCGGCCGGCGGCCCACTCGATCGCCCGGTCCGCCGCGGGGGAACCCGTGAGCCGCCCGCCGATCCGCAGGCAGAGATCCCGCAGGTCCTCCTCGCCGCTGCCGCCGGCGAGCGCCCTTTCGATGATCGCGGGGGCGGCCGCGGGGAGCTCGGAGGGGGAAAGGCCGGGTTTCGCGGGCGCCGCCCTCGCGACGGCGGCCGCGAGGAGCACGGCCGAACAGGCGGCGCCCGACCGCCTCACAGCTTGATGCAGACGTTCTTCGCTTCGGTGAAGAAGTCGAGAGAGTCGAAACCTCCCTCGCGCCCGACGCCGCTTTCCTTCATCCCGCCGAAGGGAACGCGAAGGTCCCGGAGCAGCCACGTGTTCACCCAGACGGTGCCGCACTCGATCGCCGCGGCGACCCGATGCGCCCGCCCGAGATCCCGCGTCCACACGCTCGCCGAAAGACCGTACCGCGAGCCGTTCGCGTAGGCGACCGCTTCCTCCGCGGTGTCGAACGGCGTCACGGTCACGACGGGGCCGAAGATCTCCTCCTGCATGACCCGCCGCGAGCAATCGAGCCCGGCGAGGACCGTCGGCTCCAGGAACCAGCCGCCGCGAAGGCGGTCGGGGAGGTGCGCCGGGCGCTTTCCGCCGCAGAGGACCTCGCCGCCCTCCTCCCTCGCGAGATCGACGTACCCGGAGACTTTCTCGAAGTGCGCCTCGCTGATCAGCGCGCCGACTTCCGTCGCGGGATCCCGCGGATCGCCGACGACGAGACTCCTCGTCCGCTCGAGGAACCGATCCAGGAATTCGTCGTAGAGCGCCCTCTCGACGAAGATCCGCGACCCGCACAGGCAGATCTCTCCCTGGTTGGAGAAGCTCGAAGAGATCGAGGTGGCGACCGCCTCGTCGAGGTCCGCGTCTGCGAAGACGATGTTCGGGTTCTTTCCGCCGAGCTCGAGGGAGACTTTCTTGAAGAGAGGCCCGGCGAGCGCCATCACGTCCGCTCCGGTCCGCGTCCCGCCGGTGAACGAGATCAGCGGAACGCCGGGATGGCCGGTGAGGGCGCGGCCGGCCCCGGCTCCCCGACCGTGGACGATGTTGACGACGCCGGGGGGGATTCCCGCTTCCCGGGCGAGCTCCGCCAGCCGGTTGGCGGTCAGCGGCGTGAGCTCCGAGGGTTTCGCGACGCAGCAGTTTCCCGCCGCGATGGCGGGCGCGATCTTCCACGTCAGGAGGTAGAGGGGAAGGTTCCAGGGCGAGATCAGGCCGGCGACGCCGAGCGGCTGGCGCAGCGTGTAGTTGAGCGCGCGGTCGTCCGTCGCATGGCACTTCGTCTCGGCGTGGAGGATCGCCGTGGCGAAAAAACGGAAGTTCTTCACCGCGCGGGGGACGTCCAGCCGCCGGGCGAGCGCGACCGGCTTCCCGCTGTCCTGCGACTCGAGGGAGGCGAGCTCGTCGAAGTTCTCCTCCACGAGATCGGCGAGCCGCATCAGGAGCTTCGATCGCTCCTCGGCGGGCGTGCGGCTCCACGAGGGGAACGCGCGCGAAGCCGCCGCGACCGCGGCGTCGACGTCCGTCGCGTCGCTGTCGGCGATTTCGGCGATCTCCTCGCCCGTCGCCGGTTCGAGGTCCGGCAGATGGTTTCCGGCGCAGGGCGGCCGAAACTCTCCGCCGATGAAATTGAAGACGCGTTTCACGCGGCGATTCTAACCGGCACGCGTTGAAATGGCGGCGAGGTCCGTGGTACGAAGCGCGAATGCCTCTCCTCGGAAACAGCGTGTCCTTCGTGCCGGCGGCTCGCCGACGAGCTCGAGAGGCGGCGCGGGCCTTCGCCGCGGCGACGGGCGGCTCACTCCGCCGCGCTCCGAACCCGTGTCGCGGCATTTCCGGGCAGGGGAACTGAACCCATGGCCAAGCGCCGCGCTCCTCTCTATTACGCGGACTACATCCAGCTCGACCGGTTGCTCGATTGCCAGCGGCTCGAGAGCGCCCGCCGGGGACGCCCGGCCCACGACGAGATGCTGTTCGTGATCGTCCACCAGGCGTACGAGCTCTGGTTCAAGCAGATCCTGTGGGAGCTCGACGCCGTGCTCGCGATCTTCCGGAGCGCGTCCGTTCCGGAGGAGGACGTCGGGCGCGCGGTCTCGCATTTCGGGCGCATCGTCGAGATCCAGCGGGTCCTCATCCAGCAGATCGACGTGCTCGAGACGATGACTCCGCTCGATTTCCTGGAATTCCGGGACGACCTGATCCCGGCGTCGGGAGTCCAGAGCCTCCAGTTCCGCCTGCTCGAGAACAAGCTCGGCGTCCGGCGCGAAGACCGCCTCCAGCTGCACGACGCCCCGTACACGTCGCGATTCCGCAAGGAAGACCGCGCGAGGCTCGACGCGTCGGAGAAGGAGCCTTCGCTCTTCGACCTGCTCGAGCGATGGCTCGAGCGCACGCCTTTCCTGAGCTTCGGCACGTTCGACTTCTGGAGGGACTACCGGGCGGCGGTGGATCGGATGCTCGCGGGCGACCGCGCCTCGATCCGGCGCAACCCGACGCTCACGGCCGCGGAGAAATCCACCCAGATCGCGGGACTCGAGGCCACCGCGCGGCGCTTCGAGGACGTCTTCGGGACCGGGGGAGAAGCGCCGGCCGCGGCGCACGGTCGCCATTTTTCCCGGCGGGCGCTCCAGGCCGCTCTCCTCATCAACCTCTACCGCGACGAGCCGATCCTCCACCTGCCGTTCCGGCTCCTCGCCCTCGTCGTCGACGTCGAACGGAATTTCACGAGCTGGCGTCAGCGCCACGCGCAGATGGTGCTCCGGATGATCGGCGACAAGATCGGAACCGGCGGGAGTTCGGGCCACGAGTACCTCGGTCGGGCGGCCGAGCGTCACCGCGTGTTCGGCGATCTCGTCGGTCTCTCGTCGTTCTTCATCCCCCGCTCCGCGCTTCCCCGGCTGCCTCCGAAGGTCAAGGGGACGATGGGATTCCGCTTCGGCCGCCGGCGGGCGCCTCCGCGACGATCTTGAGCTCGACGGAGATCGGGGTCGGAAGAGCGACGACGCCGACCGTCGTGCGCGTCGGCCGGATCTCGCCGAAGTAGTCCCCGTACACCCGGTTGAACGCCGCGAAATCGCGGGCCATGTCGGTCAGGAAGACGGTCACGTCGATCACCTTCTCGAGGGAGCTCCCGGCGTCTTCGAGGATCGCCTTCGCGTTCTCGATGCACGAGCGGGTCTGCGCCTCGATTCCTTCGGCGACGGCGTCCGTCTCGCGGTGCCGCGGCCCGATTCCCGAAAGGAAGAGCAGATTCCCGAATCGCCGCGCGTGCGGGTACGGGCCGACCGGCCGGGGAGCCCGGCTCGAAACGATCTCGCCCTTCCGGGCATCGCCACCGTCGGCCGGCCGGCTCATGCGTTCCTATAATATCGACCTCGCACGGGAGGGCGGCCAATGCAGCGGCAGGCGATCAATTTCGCTCGGTGGATCGACGCGCACCGGGAAGACCTCAAACCTCCCGTCTGCAACAAGAAGGTCTTCGACGAGGACGATTTCATCGTCATGGTCGTCGGGGGCCCGAACAGCCGCAAGGATTACCACGTCGACGAAGGGCCCGAGCTCTTCTACCAGCTCGAGGGAGAGATGGTCCTGAAGACCATCCAGGGCGGGCGCGTCGTCGACGTGCCGATCCGGGCCGGCGAGATGTACCTGCACCCGCCGCGCGTTCCGCACTCGCCGCAGCGGATGGCCGGCTCCGTCGGACTCGTCGTCGAACGCAAGCGCCTCCCCCACGAGAAAGACGGCCTCCAGTGGTATTGCGACCGGTGCACGAATCTGCTCTACGAGGAGTACTTCCCGCTCCGGAACGTGGAGAAGGACTTCCCCCCGATCTT from Thermoanaerobaculia bacterium encodes:
- a CDS encoding tryptophan 2,3-dioxygenase family protein, with the protein product MAKRRAPLYYADYIQLDRLLDCQRLESARRGRPAHDEMLFVIVHQAYELWFKQILWELDAVLAIFRSASVPEEDVGRAVSHFGRIVEIQRVLIQQIDVLETMTPLDFLEFRDDLIPASGVQSLQFRLLENKLGVRREDRLQLHDAPYTSRFRKEDRARLDASEKEPSLFDLLERWLERTPFLSFGTFDFWRDYRAAVDRMLAGDRASIRRNPTLTAAEKSTQIAGLEATARRFEDVFGTGGEAPAAAHGRHFSRRALQAALLINLYRDEPILHLPFRLLALVVDVERNFTSWRQRHAQMVLRMIGDKIGTGGSSGHEYLGRAAERHRVFGDLVGLSSFFIPRSALPRLPPKVKGTMGFRFGRRRAPPRRS
- a CDS encoding M20/M25/M40 family metallo-hydrolase — its product is MLLAAAVARAAPAKPGLSPSELPAAAPAIIERALAGGSGEEDLRDLCLRIGGRLTGSPAADRAIEWAAGRMRAIGLENVHAEKFSLRRGWERGSASLETTFPVRRSLRVVSYGWTGSTPASGVDAEIVPVNLFRLDDEMKNAAAWKGRIVLTVERGEKPANWAPRAATLETLVRRALAAGAAGVALAPLAGAAGGMDLAHTTSLAFDGIDDIPVVSLTPEGHSAVERLLATRGKVRARLRVLNRVTAGPVESANVVGEIRGRERPREVVLAGAHLDSWDLAQGATDDGFGVAAVLQSARAILGTGIRPRRTLRFVLFTGEEQRFVGSIAYVRAHAAEMADLVAVFVLDDGPGPIDALHLGGRREAVDAARRLAGELSRFGRIAVDDEVEAGMDTLPFTLVGAAAVGIGQDSPAYARTHHSEADTIDAVDPAMIRRDSAVFAALAFWAADRPERLARPWPPAATAKLLGERGLEDGLRFYGLWPFEPGSPERGAAPR
- a CDS encoding Rid family detoxifying hydrolase, which gives rise to MSRPADGGDARKGEIVSSRAPRPVGPYPHARRFGNLLFLSGIGPRHRETDAVAEGIEAQTRSCIENAKAILEDAGSSLEKVIDVTVFLTDMARDFAAFNRVYGDYFGEIRPTRTTVGVVALPTPISVELKIVAEAPAGGRSGIPSSP
- a CDS encoding 3-hydroxyanthranilate 3,4-dioxygenase, giving the protein MQRQAINFARWIDAHREDLKPPVCNKKVFDEDDFIVMVVGGPNSRKDYHVDEGPELFYQLEGEMVLKTIQGGRVVDVPIRAGEMYLHPPRVPHSPQRMAGSVGLVVERKRLPHEKDGLQWYCDRCTNLLYEEYFPLRNVEKDFPPIFDRFFANPEHRTCKKCGTVMPTPGP
- a CDS encoding aldehyde dehydrogenase; translated protein: MKRVFNFIGGEFRPPCAGNHLPDLEPATGEEIAEIADSDATDVDAAVAAASRAFPSWSRTPAEERSKLLMRLADLVEENFDELASLESQDSGKPVALARRLDVPRAVKNFRFFATAILHAETKCHATDDRALNYTLRQPLGVAGLISPWNLPLYLLTWKIAPAIAAGNCCVAKPSELTPLTANRLAELAREAGIPPGVVNIVHGRGAGAGRALTGHPGVPLISFTGGTRTGADVMALAGPLFKKVSLELGGKNPNIVFADADLDEAVATSISSSFSNQGEICLCGSRIFVERALYDEFLDRFLERTRSLVVGDPRDPATEVGALISEAHFEKVSGYVDLAREEGGEVLCGGKRPAHLPDRLRGGWFLEPTVLAGLDCSRRVMQEEIFGPVVTVTPFDTAEEAVAYANGSRYGLSASVWTRDLGRAHRVAAAIECGTVWVNTWLLRDLRVPFGGMKESGVGREGGFDSLDFFTEAKNVCIKL